The Schizosaccharomyces pombe strain 972h- genome assembly, chromosome: I genome contains a region encoding:
- the nrd1 gene encoding RNA-binding protein Nrd1, with product MSSSSPSSQSRLSVPGRTPHLPPLTIPHTVSAEGLATPNTPHALLPTGLLMGSPFVQSPTSYTSMHGLPFSTTQMAAAPAHPTTGYNVSRVTSPNVANFAPGYFPLPNNTTQPVKTVYVGNLPPNTPIDEILSCVRTGPIESAWILPEKNCAFISFLDPSHATAFFQDAALKRLTIRGTEVKVGWGKNSASNSSVLLAVQQSGACRNVFLGNLPNGITEDEIREDLEPFGPIDQIKIVTERNIAFVHFLNIAAAIKAVQELPLNPKWSKRRIYYGRDRCAVGLKQPAYFSKGQVGVVGGYPVMGYPPPSPVLQKPDLIMTGNRTVYIGNIHADTTIEEICNAVRGGLLHNIRYLQEKHICFVTFVDPVSAFRFFEMSNIHGLVIRNRRLKIGWGKHSGPLPSNIALAVAGGASRNIYIGNADDSLTIERLKEDFEEFGEIEYVNFFREKNCAFVNFTSLASAINAIDRIKQKKGYENYRISYGKDRCGNPPRTNSKSDVLSVSSDMSMPVDLVVPQQGISGFMPTNSNI from the coding sequence ATGTCTTCTAGCAGTCCCTCTAGTCAGTCCCGTCTTTCTGTCCCTGGAAGAACTCCACATTTACCACCACTTACTATCCCTCATACTGTAAGTGCTGAAGGTCTCGCTACACCAAACACACCGCATGCTCTACTCCCTACCGGGCTTCTTATGGGGAGTCCTTTTGTTCAAAGCCCAACGAGCTATACTTCCATGCATGGCTTGCCCTTTAGCACTACCCAAATGGCAGCGGCTCCCGCTCATCCCACGACTGGCTATAATGTTTCACGTGTTACCAGTCCTAATGTTGCTAACTTTGCCCCGGGTTACTTTCCACTTCCGAATAACACTACACAACCTGTTAAAACTGTGTATGTTGGTAACCTTCCTCCCAATACCCCTATTGATGAGATTCTTTCTTGCGTGCGTACGGGACCAATTGAATCTGCATGGATTCTACCTGAGAAAAATTGTGcctttatttcctttttggaTCCGAGCCACGCTACTGCCTTTTTCCAAGATGCTGCCTTGAAGAGATTGACAATTCGGGGTACTGAAGTAAAAGTTGGTTGGGGCAAGAACTCAGCCTCGAATTCATCTGTACTACTTGCAGTCCAGCAATCTGGCGCTTGTAGGAATGTATTCCTCGGCAACTTGCCGAATGGTATTactgaagatgaaattCGTGAAGATTTAGAACCATTTGGACCTATTGATCAAATCAAAATCGTAACTGAACGAAATATAGCTtttgttcattttttgaacattGCAGCTGCAATCAAAGCTGTCCAAGAGCTACCATTAAACCCCAAATGGTCCAAACGGCGCATTTACTACGGACGGGATAGATGCGCTGTGGGTTTGAAGCAACCTGCTTACTTTTCTAAAGGCCAAGTCGGCGTTGTTGGCGGTTATCCCGTAATGGGGTATCCTCCCCCAAGCCCGGTTCTCCAAAAACCGGATCTTATCATGACTGGGAATCGCACTGTTTACATTGGTAATATCCATGCTGATACTACTATTGAAGAGATATGTAACGCTGTTCGTGGAGGATTGTTACACAATATTCGTTATCTTCAGGAAAAACACATTTGTTTCGTAACTTTTGTTGACCCTGTTTCTGCTTTTCGATTCTTTGAAATGTCCAACATTCATGGTTTGGTCATTCGCAACCGTCGTTTAAAGATAGGTTGGGGTAAGCATAGCGGCCCTCTTCCCTCAAATATCGCTTTAGCCGTTGCTGGTGGTGCTAGTCGTAACATTTATATTGGCAATGCTGATGATTCTTTGACTATTGAACGCTTAAAAGAGGATTTTGAGGAATTTGGCGAAATTGAGTACGTCAACTTTTTCCGCGAAAAGAATTGCGCTTTTGTTAACTTTACGTCGTTGGCAAGTGCGATTAATGCGATTGATCGAATCAAGCAGAAGAAGGGATATGAAAACTATCGAATTAGTTATGGTAAAGATAGGTGTGGTAATCCACCTAGAACTAATTCCAAGTCAGACGTTCTTTCTGTCTCTTCTGATATGAGCATGCCTGTTGATCTCGTTGTTCCTCAGCAAGGAATATCCGGGTTTATGCCAACAAACTccaatatttaa